CTTGCTTAATCATATGTCACCAATTATTCGCCGTTTAATAAGTTAGAAATGAAGTCAATGGCCATATTGATATACACCATTGCCACCGCTGCGATATCTGGCTTTTCAATCGCTATCCATATCCCCACAGCTATAAAAAATAACGCAGGCAAAAACCTCATCACTCTTCTCCTAGTTTATACTGCTGCACTTTCATAACTTGCTTTTGCAGATCGGTTGAAATTTTTGCTGGCAAACCTGAAAGGTGAAACTTCTTGACCATTTCCGGAGGCAATTGATATAGCTCGCGGCCAAAGTGTTTGCGGAGTGCTCCTAAATGGTCCCACCCTTTATCTCTATTAATTTCGGAGAACATAATCATCACTTTCCCCATGTCTTCACCTGCGTTGATTTGTTCATGAACCCACTGCAGCTGAGAATTGTCATTCGCGTCGAATACATAGATTGACATTGGCACAGTAGCGGTGGCTAACGGGTTCAATACCTGCCCTGCGTTGGCCAATGTATCCCCTCTAGGGTTTGTAATGGTGCTGGTTGCCCTTACGGTTGGATCGATGTACCAAGTTTCATTTTTGTCAGCCTTCGGCATCTTCGTGAAAGCAATCTTTTGCCAGTAGGTGTTGATCGCCTTCTCTCTCTTACCTTCCCATGACATGCCGGCCATTCGCTTTTTAATTGTCTCAATCATTGATTCTTCAACGACTTTGAAAACCGGCCCGAACGAGCCCAAATCCTTACTCCCTGTAGCATCCTCATACTTACGCTTTAGCCAATCAGCATTGATGATCCCATCTGCTGTTACCGTCTTCTCGGGCGTGCTACGGATGATTGTTGGCACCACACTGATTTGAAATAGTTCAAACTTTTTGGGCTGGAACTTAACCACCGGCTTCACCTTCATGTTGCTGCCTATACGCTGTAGTAACTTCATCGTTTGGCCAATACCCTCATGCTCTGGATGCAAGCCATTTAGATACACCTCGGCGCCTGACTGAACAGCCACTTTAAAAGCCTCTAAAATCTTCTGCTCTGGCATGCTAAAGCTAATGAATATCCCCAACACATCCTTAGAAGGTGCAGAGAATGCGGGATTGAAAGCTTTCGCCTCACCTTCGCTAAGACCAGCATACTTTTGAAGTGAGTTAGCCAACTCTGCAGTGGTGTTATCGGCAATCAGCTTGGCAGCATTTTCATAGCGTTGAGCTTTGGCAGCTTGTGTTTCAGCATCATAACCATCCAAGTAGCCTAGCTCTGACATCCTTTCTGTTTGCTGCTTCAATAAGCGCTCTTGGTTCTCCAGATATTCTTTGGCTTGTGGATTTAGAGAAACGCCCTCATTCACCGACTTAACGCCGCTCAAAGCTTCATTGAGCTCTGGCTTTTGGCCTAACTGAGGATTCGATATAGATTTCTTAAACTGACCGCTCTTGAGCAGTTCATCTACTTTGCTGATAGGATCTTCCTGAGAAACTGTCGCAAAGGAAATCAACACAGCCGTAAAAGGAAGTGCTTTTTTAATAAATCGCATATGCTGTTCCCATAATTTTTTCTTGTTTGATAGGGCCCCAGTATCGAGAGTCATAACTTAGCGGGGTTTCTCCCATAACGAACAACTCACCGTCATTCAATGTGAGATGCGTATTCAACTCACTGATTGCTTGACCTGTTCTGGCAAGGCCTTGTGTCATATCCAGCTCAACAGCTTTCACACCATCTACAACAACATGCCATTCGTCGAAATCGATAGTTTGGCCACCCATGGCAACCACTTTCTTAACCACTTCCGCGCCTTCATATAAAGGTCCAGCATTGCTGGCAAACTTGAAGTAAACCAAGTCACCAATAGCAACATCCGTATCCCATTTATCAATCAATAGAAATCTGGCGTGAAGACACCTAACACTTTGCTTTGGAACGGCAATAGTGAATCTCATACTGAACAGGTGGAACAAACCCGCCATAACCAGCATGGTAAAAATCAGCGGTTTAAGAAAAATTGAGTTGCGCATAGCTCACCTTATTTGATGGTGGTTATGATAAGTCCTACAAAGAAATTGCAATGACGATAGAGGGGAGGAAATTTAGATGTCTGTGGACAGCGATGCCTGTAGGAGAGTAATAAAGCATCACACTTAAATGCTTACTATTACCGAAACTGCATTTAATTCGAGTAATATAGTTTCATACTGGTAACGTCTCAACAGAGTTCTACCCACATGCTTAGAAGCGGCCATCAACATCATTTGGACGCATTTGGAGTGGAACGTGCAGTAGAAGACGAGTACGTCTCTGTGCTTTTGTTAGATTTCCGTTGTTTCAGGACTGGAAAGCTGCTTCGCATACGGAGTAAGAACTAGCCTAAAACACAACCACCAAAGATAAATGGCTGTCGCTGAATAGTAAGTGCCAGTAACCCCAAGCCCGTGCGCAACTTTATTTCTTAGGTTTCCATATGTTCTTTCCAGTAAAAGCCCCTTCAAATCCATTACTAGGTCATACCCGAAAACTTCGAGTGTTGTTTCATGATCAAGTATTGCGGTGATCCGAAGTTCCTCTTGAACACCATGGGTATTGAGTGTCGAAACGCGTTCTCCGAAACTCTTCAACACATGACGCAATGAATTTTCTAGCAAGGGAACAATTATGGGTAGTGCTATTTCATAGTCCTCATTTAGCCCCGCGATTAGACCCTGCGCCCACATTCGTTGCTGACTTGGAGCAATAAACGGGTTGTTTGCTGTAAGCGACTCTAATTCTGTCAAAGAAATAGGGTGTTCAACTCGCAGGATGTCAGCAGCCGGAAGTATACAGCCTGCCACTGAAACCTGATGTTCTAGCGCCGCATAACGGTACAAATTGTGATTAGTAACCGCACCGGTTTCAAAACTTCCTCCAGATTTAGCGATAACTTTACCTTCGCCATCAAGATGAACCGCTCCAAACAGCTGGGATAACGGAAATCTATGAGCAAGTTCCTCTGCTTGCTTCTCAAGACTCTTATAATCAGGAACCTTGGTGACTCCAAAAGCGAAGGCAAATAACGCTTCTCTGAACGTCTTTCCAGAAATGGTTTCGACTGTTTGCGCGATACAAGATGACATGTCTATTGGGGTTTCAAATTTCCCCATTTCATTCAATGATTGCGCCTGAAATTCAAGCAGCTCGCCATATAACTCATCTCGACGCTTCTTTGACCCCGGAACTGCCTTGTAAGCTTCAACTGCCTGCTGCATCCAGTGTGCAGCGGACATGCCACCACCCAAATTACGAGCATTGGACGCTAAAGTTTCAGCTAAGGACGCCTGAGCTTGATTTACCTCGTCTTCGTTCTTCGATTTTCTCGCTGCTTGGACAGCTAGTTTCCAGTACTCTTCAGCACGGTGAAAATCACCTTCATTCTCTGCGCGTTCGGCTGATTCCTTGGCAATGCTAAGGAGTTCATCAGTATCGTCCGACCCGAAGTCAAGCAGTAAAGATATTGACCTAGCTGTTAAGAATTTCTTGTCTTCCGCCGAGTAGTCACGCACCCATGAGAGAAGCAAGTTATAGACGCTTTTAAAGTACTTTGCTTCCTTCCGCCGAAAAAGTGCTGCAAGACGTAAAGCTCGCTCCGCGTATTCTGCACAATATGTCCAATGCTCAATATCGAAGTGAGTTTTTGCACAAGTGAGAAATTCCTGAATCGCTGTCCATGCGTGTTTCGGATCACGGCTTCTTAGCCAGAGAACATCGAAAACTCTTGCCCGAAGTACACTGGGATTCAGGTATTGAACGGTGGTCTTGAGCTCTTGAAGTTCGTCTTCCACCATATCAGATGGGATTGGAGACCGCCCGTCTGCTGTTTGTATTAAAGGACCATACGGCGAACCAGCATCCTCATATTTTGAATGATAAGAGGCTATGGCCGCCAACGTTTTCAAACACGCACGCTCGTTTTCTGTTAACGCTTCATCGTCACAACGTTGTCGAAGGTCGCCTTGGTAGTAGTCGCAATCATAGCGATCACTTTGCACAATCACATCATCTGCAATGTTCGCCGCGCGCTCATTCGCCGTCATTTCAGGTATCCTATAGGAAATCTACCGCACCAATAAGCAGCGGAGCGTCAGCGACGTTCGGCGACCAACGGGAGCGAATGTAATTGGATTCTTACATCGCAGCTCT
This is a stretch of genomic DNA from Alteromonas gilva. It encodes these proteins:
- a CDS encoding TrbC family F-type conjugative pilus assembly protein, whose translation is MRFIKKALPFTAVLISFATVSQEDPISKVDELLKSGQFKKSISNPQLGQKPELNEALSGVKSVNEGVSLNPQAKEYLENQERLLKQQTERMSELGYLDGYDAETQAAKAQRYENAAKLIADNTTAELANSLQKYAGLSEGEAKAFNPAFSAPSKDVLGIFISFSMPEQKILEAFKVAVQSGAEVYLNGLHPEHEGIGQTMKLLQRIGSNMKVKPVVKFQPKKFELFQISVVPTIIRSTPEKTVTADGIINADWLKRKYEDATGSKDLGSFGPVFKVVEESMIETIKKRMAGMSWEGKREKAINTYWQKIAFTKMPKADKNETWYIDPTVRATSTITNPRGDTLANAGQVLNPLATATVPMSIYVFDANDNSQLQWVHEQINAGEDMGKVMIMFSEINRDKGWDHLGALRKHFGRELYQLPPEMVKKFHLSGLPAKISTDLQKQVMKVQQYKLGEE
- the lepB gene encoding signal peptidase I, giving the protein MRNSIFLKPLIFTMLVMAGLFHLFSMRFTIAVPKQSVRCLHARFLLIDKWDTDVAIGDLVYFKFASNAGPLYEGAEVVKKVVAMGGQTIDFDEWHVVVDGVKAVELDMTQGLARTGQAISELNTHLTLNDGELFVMGETPLSYDSRYWGPIKQEKIMGTAYAIY
- a CDS encoding DUF4209 domain-containing protein, which gives rise to MTANERAANIADDVIVQSDRYDCDYYQGDLRQRCDDEALTENERACLKTLAAIASYHSKYEDAGSPYGPLIQTADGRSPIPSDMVEDELQELKTTVQYLNPSVLRARVFDVLWLRSRDPKHAWTAIQEFLTCAKTHFDIEHWTYCAEYAERALRLAALFRRKEAKYFKSVYNLLLSWVRDYSAEDKKFLTARSISLLLDFGSDDTDELLSIAKESAERAENEGDFHRAEEYWKLAVQAARKSKNEDEVNQAQASLAETLASNARNLGGGMSAAHWMQQAVEAYKAVPGSKKRRDELYGELLEFQAQSLNEMGKFETPIDMSSCIAQTVETISGKTFREALFAFAFGVTKVPDYKSLEKQAEELAHRFPLSQLFGAVHLDGEGKVIAKSGGSFETGAVTNHNLYRYAALEHQVSVAGCILPAADILRVEHPISLTELESLTANNPFIAPSQQRMWAQGLIAGLNEDYEIALPIIVPLLENSLRHVLKSFGERVSTLNTHGVQEELRITAILDHETTLEVFGYDLVMDLKGLLLERTYGNLRNKVAHGLGVTGTYYSATAIYLWWLCFRLVLTPYAKQLSSPETTEI